In Vitis vinifera cultivar Pinot Noir 40024 chromosome 17, ASM3070453v1, one genomic interval encodes:
- the LOC100256947 gene encoding oleosin H2 — MAEHQQRPGFMPEKGPSTSQVLAVITLFPVGGILLVLSGLTLAGTLIGLTVATPLFVIFSPILVPAALVLALAITGFLTSGAFGITALSSLSWIVNYLRKGRVTEQMEHARWRVQEGAGQLGMKAKEVGHGIQGKAQETTRT, encoded by the coding sequence ATGGCCGAGCACCAGCAGCGCCCAGGCTTCATGCCGGAAAAGGGGCCTTCAACTTCACAAGTTCTGGCTGTGATCACCCTCTTCCCCGTCGGTGGCATCCTCTTGGTCCTCTCCGGCCTCACTCTCGCCGGAACCCTCATCGGCCTCACCGTCGCCACCCCACTTTTCGTGATCTTCAGCCCAATCCTGGTCCCCGCAGCTCTGGTTCTCGCACTGGCTATCACTGGATTCCTCACCTCCGGCGCCTTCGGAATCACCGCACTGTCTTCACTCTCTTGGATCGTCAACTACCTCCGGAAAGGCCGCGTAACGGAGCAAATGGAGCATGCAAGGTGGAGAGTGCAGGAGGGTGCGGGCCAGTTGGGCATGAAGGCGAAGGAAGTTGGGCATGGAATCCAAGGCAAGGCACAAGAAACTACAAGGACATGA